In the genome of Vanacampus margaritifer isolate UIUO_Vmar chromosome 1, RoL_Vmar_1.0, whole genome shotgun sequence, one region contains:
- the srms gene encoding tyrosine-protein kinase Srms — protein sequence MEGCCRSCMPCCRRLWDCIWPDFRYPSVSNHVIANRAAEVAEIRTVSGDIRVPSPKKRPVQLYAALFDFEARSEDELTVREGDKLSVLEQRGNYVLAKKLTGSLDSGLIPASYVAVLQDEFAKHKWYYGNINRVKAEKLLLAPQNKDGCFLARISESHSDEYTISARSEGKVFHFRIQRSTIGAYFVSDKISFGTLGELVSYYQKNPRSLGVPLAEPCVQQRELYDMEPWERPREEFKLHRKLGEGHFGEVWEAAWTAQNKRVAIKMLKQEDTKQDEFVKEVQALKSLHHPKLIQLLAMCSRGEPVYIVTELMSKGSLKSYLASAEGQVLTSAHLIYMGSQVAEGMAYLEDRNIVHRDLAARNILVAEDLVCKVADFGLARIIKDSVYTASRTTKIPVRWTAPEAAIHQKFSVKSDVWSFGVLLYEMMSRGKMPYEGKNNKQVLDLLSSGARLACPSRCPHNIYRIMMDCWAAEPSKRPSFHALHSQLDSIYARIYFKTIEV from the exons ATGGAGGGCTGCTGCCGCTCCTGCATGCCATGTTGCAGGCGCCTCTGGGACTGCATCTGGCCTGACTTCCGCTACCCCAGCGTGTCGAACCATGTGATCGCCAACCGGGCCGCGGAGGTCGCCGAGATCCGGACGGTGTCGGGCGACATCCGCGTGCCGTCGCCCAAGAAGAGGCCGGTCCAACTGTACGCCGCGCTCTTCGACTTCGAGGCCCGCAGTGAGGACGAGCTGACGGTCCGGGAGGGCGACAAGCTTTCCGTGCTGGAGCAGCGAGGCAACTACGTGCTGGCCAAGAAACTGACCGGGTCCCTGGATTCCGGACTCATCCCCGCCAGCTATGTGGCGGTTCTCCAGGACGAGTTCGCCAAACATAA GTGGTACTATGGCAACATCAACCGCGTCAAAGCTGAGAAGCTGCTGTTGGCACCCCAAAACAAAGATGGCTGCTTCCTGGCGCGAATCAGCGAGAGTCACAGTGATGAGTACACCATCTCAG CTCGTAGCGAGGGGAAGGTGTTCCATTTCCGCATCCAGCGCTCCACCATCGGCGCCTATTTTGTGTCTGACAAGATCTCCTTCGGGACGCTGGGCGAGCTGGTCTCGTACTACCAGAAGAACCCTCGCAGTTTGGGCGTGCCGCTGGCGGAACCTTGTGTTCAGCAG CGGGAGCTTTACGACATGGAGCCTTGGGAGAGGCCTCGCGAGGAGTTCAAGCTGCACCGCAAGTTGGGCGAAGGCCATTTTGGAGAAGTGTGGGAGGCCGCGTGGACCGCCCAGAACAAGCGAGTGGCCATTAAGATGCTCAAACAAG AGGACACCAAACAGGACGAGTTTGTGAAGGAGGTTCAGGCGCTGAAGAGTCTCCACCATCCCAAGCTGATCCAGCTGCTGGCCATGTGCTCCCGAGGAGAACCCGTCTACATCGTCACCGAGCTGATGAGCAAAGGAAGCCTCAAGTCGTACCTGGCCT ctgcTGAAGGCCAGGTGCTGACCTCAGCTCACCTGATCTACATGGGCAGTCAGGTGGCCGAGGGCATGGCCTACCTGGAAGACAGGAACATCGTCCACAGAGACTTGGCGGCGAGGAACATCCTGGTGGCGGAGGACCTGGTCTGCAAGGTGGCAGACTTCGGACTGGCTCGTATAATCAAG GACAGCGTGTACACGGCCAGCCGGACCACCAAGATACCCGTGCGGTGGACGGCACCCGAGGCCGCCATTCACCAGAAGTTCTCCGTCAAGTCTGACGTGTGGTCCTTTGGCGTTCTGCTCTACGAGATGATGTCGCGCGGGAAAATGCCCTACGAAG GCAAAAACAACAAGCAGGTGTTGGACCTGCTGTCGTCTGGCGCTCGCCTGGCGTGTCCGAGCAGATGCCCTCACAACATCTACCGCATCATGATGGACTGCTGGGCGGCCGAGCCTTCCAAGAGGCCTTCCTTCCACGCTTTGCACAGCCAGCTGGACTCCATTTACGCTCGGATCTACTTCAAGACCATCGAGGTGTGA
- the ptk6b gene encoding protein-tyrosine kinase 6b produces the protein MIKGRLLLCHSVMDECLRSACPALWQKLYGDKKTKVDDGMIAPNPELLSQPQQGPPANEEENGSTYEAIWDFQGRNPNEMTFQKGDQFKVQSRSDDWWTVSRLDQTGSRLNSGVVPGNYLQKTETSTQVEPWNFGTMNRSDAQSFLMAPGNRPGAFLVRTSENHVGYVLSVRSSCRVKHFKISQTSEGLFVLDSFQQFTSLSHLVAHYCNNRLRLSNEDTLGEPCRPKEPLSEVHFPDHEWELPKEEFTLEDKLGSGYFADVYRGCWKSRIRVAVKIIKNDSEVNHSEFQREVQILKRLHHRHLISLFAVCTASTPYYIITELMEKGSLLNLLRSPEGQQQDMMSLTDMAGQVADGMSYLEEHNFVHRDLAARNVLVGEDYICKVADFGLTQVIKEPIYFAYQKAIPHKWSAPEAISQKKFSVKSDVWSFGILLYEMVTYGGVPYPGLSGQAADKLVSTSYRMPAPSGCPPFLYEIMCKCWNADPELRPHFWQLKEQMYSIYDGSVKSLENIDKQAPTTTPTASPTPPTDN, from the exons ATGATCAAGGGGCGGCTACTTCTTTGCCACTCAGTCATGGATGAATGCCTGCGCAGTGCATGCCCGGCTCTGTGGCAGAAGCTCTATGgggacaaaaagacaaaagtggACGATGGCATGATAGCCCCCAACCCGGAACTGCTATCACAACCTCAACAAGGGCCACCGGCCAACGAGGAGGAGAACGGAAGCACGTATGAGGCTATATGGGACTTTCAAGGCCGGAACCCAAATGAGATGACGTTCCAGAAGGGAGACCAGTTCAAGGTCCAGAGCCGTAGCGACGACTGGTGGACCGTGTCCAGGCTGGACCAGACCGGAAGCAGACTTAACAGCGGCGTCGTGCCCGGAAACTACCTGCAGAAAACTGAGACCAGTACGCAGGTGGAACC ATGGAATTTTGGGACCATGAACCGTTCCGACGCCCAAAGTTTCCTCATGGCACCGGGAAACAGACCGGGAGCGTTCCTCGTCCGAACCAGTGAGAACCATGTTGGTTATGTCCTCTCAG TGCGTTCCAGCTGTCGGGTGAAACACTTCAAGATCTCTCAAACGTCCGAAGGGCTCTTCGTCCTGGATAGCTTCCAGCAGTTTACATCGCTGAGCCACTTGGTGGCGCACTACTGCAACAACCGCCTCCGTCTCAGCAACGAGGACACGTTGGGCGAGCCATGCAGGCCG AAAGAACCCCTGTCAGAAGTCCACTTCCCAGATCACGAGTGGGAGCTACCCAAGGAGGAGTTCACCCTGGAGGACAAGTTGGGAAGCGGCTACTTTGCGGACGTCTACCGAGGATGCTGGAAGTCGCGCATTCGCGTGGCCGTCAAGATCATCAAGAATG ACTCAGAGGTGAACCACTCGGAGTTCCAGAGGGAAGTGCAGATCCTGAAGCGCCTGCACCACCGCCACCTCATCTCGCTGTTCGCCGTCTGCACTGCCTCCACGCCATATTACATCATCACCGAGCTGATGGAGAAAGGAAGTCTGCTCAACCTGCTCAGAA GTCCCGAGGGCCAGCAGCAGGATATGATGTCACTGACGGACATGGCCGGCCAGGTGGCTGATGGGATGTCGTACCTGGAGGAGCACAATTTCGTGCACAGAGACTTGGCGGCCCGGAACGTCCTGGTGGGAGAAGACTACATCTGCAAAGTGGCCGATTTTGGACTGACCCAAGTCATCAAG GAGCCCATCTACTTTGCGTACCAGAAAGCCATCCCGCACAAATGGAGCGCGCCAGAGGCCATCAGCCAAAAGAAGTTCTCGGTCAAGTCGGACGTGTGGTCCTTTGGCATTCTGCTGTACGAGATGGTCACCTACGGAGGTGTGCCCTACCCAG GTCTGAGTGGGCAGGCGGCGGACAAGTTGGTCAGCACGAGCTACAGGATGCCGGCGCCTTCCGGTTGTCCGCCGTTCCTCTACGAAATCATGTGCAAATGCTGGAACGCCGATCCGGAACTAAGGCCCCACTTCTGGCAGCTGAAGGAGCAAATGTACAGCATTTACGATGGGAGCGTCAAATCCTTGGAAAATATTGACAAACAAGCACCGACAACAACACCTACAGCATCACCGACACCACCTACGGACAATTAA